A window of Achromobacter seleniivolatilans genomic DNA:
CGGACCGGGTTCGTTCCTGGCGGTGATTCCGCAGGAGGTTGATGCCTTCGGATCAGAACTCGATCCGCACCTTGCCCGCGCGGCGGCCGCGGCCACTGGGCGGCTTGTATTGCAGGGCGACTTCGAAACCGTCACCCTGCCCGCGACGCCCACGGCGGTGATTGGCAATCCCCCCTTTCAGCTGGACTTGATCGATCGCCTGCTTCGGCGTGCCCATGCGGTGCTGCCGTCTGGCGGCCAGGCGGCGTTTCTGCTGCCTGCATATGCATTTCAGACGGCGGCTCGCGTCGCAGGCTACGCCGAGGACTGGTCGATCGCCCAGGAGATGGTTCCGCGCAACATCTATCCAGGCCTGAAGTTGCCACTCGTGTTCGCGACCTTCACGAAGGACGGCCGCCGGCGCCTCTTCGGCTTCGCTCTGTACCGAGAAACCGCCGACGTGCATCAATTCCCTCGCAGCGTCCGGGCTCAGCTTGAGGGCCACCGTGGACCGGTTTGGGCGCGGGCGGTGGAAGCGGTGCTGCGCTTGCTCGGCGGCGAGGCCGACCTGGCTTCGATTTATCAAGCGTTGGCGCCTGCGCGGGCACGGCCCTCTGAGAATCCGTGGTGGAAGGAAAAGGTGCGTCAGACCTTGCGGCGCTACGAGCGCTTCCGCCGTGTCGGGGGCGCACGCTACGCGCTCGCAGACGCTGCGCCCGCACTTGGCGTGCAGCTGGTTCTGATCTAAGAGCTGGAGCTGCACTGCGTCGCAGATGGAACGAGCTGAACCCGCGCGCCACAGCCCTGTTCCCCCCCCGCCCCCCCAACTTAGGAGCGGCCCGGGTTTCAACGGAGCACTTCGATTGCTTAGATTCCCGCAATAGATCGCGTAAAATTTAATCTATTGTGGGAAAACTGGAAAATTGATGCGCGGCGACGGTCCTTTGAAGCGATTGAATACCACCTTGTCCAGAGGCGCCCCTCTCGGCGTCGAGGAATTGGCAAGCGTGGGAGTTTCGTCAGCCTTGGCCAACTATTACGTCAAGACGGATTGGCTGCTCAGGCTCGGCCGTGGCACGTTTGCCTTTCCGGCTGACGAGTTGGAACCCTACAAGTGCATCGCCTTCCTGCAGGCAAAGTGGCCGCACATGCATCTCGCCGGCGCCTCCGCGCTGCGCGCACGCGGCCTGGCCACCCCATGGGACCCCCAGGCGGCTTTCGAATGTTGGGGGGCTGACGCCGTGCGCCTGCCGGATTGGTTCACCGAGCGCTTTCCGGCGCGCTATCAGCAGCGTTGCGCCCCCACAGAAAAGATAGGGGCCGCTACGGGTACATCGCTCGTAGAGATTCGCGGCGCCGTGGTGTTGGCGTCGGAACCTGAGCGCGCGGTTCTGGAGGTGCTCTCATCCAGCGTGGGCACCAGTGCGGCCGGGCGTCGCGCTATGGCGACGATGCTCCGCGATCAGGTCCCATTACGGGCCAACTTATTGGAGAGGGAAATCGAACTATGGCCGCGCGCCGGTGTGCGCGCTGCTGCAAACGCACTGCGGCTCGGCCACGCTGACAAGTCAGAACATCGCCGCTAGCGGTCTCCAGGCGACGAGCACCACCAGCGCCGCAAGCGCGCAGCCGCCAATCAGTCGAGGTCGTTGATGGTATAGCCAAATGAAGGGGCGTTCCTCTGCTTGGCGACGCTCGTTCATTAGGTCCCTCTGCACGTTCCGCAGTTGGCGAATCTCTTCGTTCGTGGCATTTTCCGTAGCAAACTGGTGCGCCAGCAGAGTAGGCACCTCATGGATACGAATATTCTGCTCCCAGGTGCGACATTGCACCAGGTCGCCAGCAGGCATCGGCAGCGATTCACCAGCGAGCTTCTGATCCGACGTATAGGCAAAGCGGAGGCCAAACTGCTCATAGAAGCGATTGCGACGCACGCCAGCGGCACCTCGGCCCTGGTCCGCAAGCAGCTTGATTGGCTGCACTGTTGCCTCTGGCCACTGTCGCGCCCAGTTGACAATCAAATCCATGAGATAAGTCCCTACGCGGTGTCCTCGAAGCTCACCAGGATCGACGAATACTGCGCCGCCATCAAGGCTTGTGCCCGTAAGTTTGATGGCGCTCATGTGTTGCCAATAGCTGGCCACAAACGTGAAGGCGCCTGCTGGAGGCGGATACGTTGGTGACACAGGCTGGCATTGCAGGCGCAGAGTGGCTTCGTGCGCCCTGCCCTCGAACGTCACGCGTTCTTCGATCACTTCCACCAGGATCCAGGCCAAATTGTGCTCGGGGTCGGTTCGGTGGCGCACCTCAAGCAAATGAATGCGCGGCACGCCATAGGGATCGCGCAGCGAAGAACGTTCTAAGGACGGCAGCATAGGCAATGGGCTGGAATAAAAGGGGCAAGCCGCGCCGGTGGCCGCCGCTGGAAGGATGGTACCAGCGGAATTCACCGGGCCTAAAGCCGGGCAGCGCCCGAAAATCGAACTTATGCAGCCATGAGGGTGTTCGGGCCCAATACTCTGGAGTCGGGTGCTTGGTATGCGAGCCAGGCCAGCGCTTCATTCGTACCGTCGGACGCCTCCAGATTGTTCATCACGAATTGCTGCAGGGCGGCGTGCGGAAGGTAGGACGAAACCCCTCCATGCAGACCCTGGGTAACCTCCTGCAGGCTGCGCGAGCTGGCCATGGGAAGCCACAGGTACGCCGGTGCCCAGATCACCGAGGTGTGCCCGCCGTCCAGCACGTCGAGCATTTCTGCTTTCAGCGCAAGCGTATTCGTGGTGACGTCGAAAATGTGGTCTTCGACCCTAACCCAGGCGTGATATGCGGCGCTTCCCTCCATCGCGTGACCCGATGGGTAGTGCGAGATAACATCGCCAGGCCCGGGTCCCACCCGCCATGCTGCGTACCCAATGACCAGGTCGGCAGAAACGCCGAGGCGGTGCAGGACGTGCTGCGCCATGCGCGCCTGCAAAAAGCAGTCCACCCCGAGATTGGCGCTGGCCGCGGCGCAGATGCGCTGAACGGCCGCCGCGACGCGCGTCAGGTCAATTTCGCTGCAGAGTACGCGGCCTCGTTCCTGCGCCAGCCGGCGCTGCTTAGCTTGCCCCATCTTGAAACCTCTTCGGTTGAATAGTTGAAAACCATCCTACACAGGGAGGGAGGTGATCCAAAGAATTTCGCGGCGGGATTTGGGGTAGTCGTAGAAGCGCAAAGGCTTTTCCCGCATCTCTTTTTAGGCAAATATGGGGCGGCCAAATTCTTTGGCTGATCGACCCGCTCTGATAGTATGGCTGTGGGGTGTGGTCTGCATCCCGCCGTTGGCAACTGGCAAAGGCTGTGCCGTCAGATCCGTACATCGCTCGTGCCTCGGTCGCATTTCTACACTCTTAGCGCGCCAGCTGCGGCAAGCCAACTCCCGTGACTCTGTGCGCAACAGGAGCAATTGGAATGCGTATGCCCGTCACCAAATTCGATCTTTCCTCTGGGCTTTTCACGAGGTCGGCACGCTTGTTGAGCAAGCGCTGGCCGTTCAAGCTTCGCGGTCTGGCGCAGTCGCAAAA
This region includes:
- a CDS encoding class I SAM-dependent methyltransferase; translation: MTHPDTRMALGQFPTPGWAAEALYERHFSHLTRGDVVWEPTCGPGSFLAVIPQEVDAFGSELDPHLARAAAAATGRLVLQGDFETVTLPATPTAVIGNPPFQLDLIDRLLRRAHAVLPSGGQAAFLLPAYAFQTAARVAGYAEDWSIAQEMVPRNIYPGLKLPLVFATFTKDGRRRLFGFALYRETADVHQFPRSVRAQLEGHRGPVWARAVEAVLRLLGGEADLASIYQALAPARARPSENPWWKEKVRQTLRRYERFRRVGGARYALADAAPALGVQLVLI
- a CDS encoding AbiEi antitoxin N-terminal domain-containing protein, translated to MRGDGPLKRLNTTLSRGAPLGVEELASVGVSSALANYYVKTDWLLRLGRGTFAFPADELEPYKCIAFLQAKWPHMHLAGASALRARGLATPWDPQAAFECWGADAVRLPDWFTERFPARYQQRCAPTEKIGAATGTSLVEIRGAVVLASEPERAVLEVLSSSVGTSAAGRRAMATMLRDQVPLRANLLEREIELWPRAGVRAAANALRLGHADKSEHRR
- a CDS encoding N-acetyltransferase, which translates into the protein MLPSLERSSLRDPYGVPRIHLLEVRHRTDPEHNLAWILVEVIEERVTFEGRAHEATLRLQCQPVSPTYPPPAGAFTFVASYWQHMSAIKLTGTSLDGGAVFVDPGELRGHRVGTYLMDLIVNWARQWPEATVQPIKLLADQGRGAAGVRRNRFYEQFGLRFAYTSDQKLAGESLPMPAGDLVQCRTWEQNIRIHEVPTLLAHQFATENATNEEIRQLRNVQRDLMNERRQAEERPFIWLYHQRPRLIGGCALAALVVLVAWRPLAAMF